A region from the Bacillus sp. Marseille-P3661 genome encodes:
- a CDS encoding DUF5392 family protein, producing the protein MMLYKADMPSFVMRELEKLEQMVSPFLKKASRYAIWSILLISISVVNLFILLFVSPTLEGMRLSIFMYALIGAVGMAFSKEAKFKQKEVINLSTNFIIERMRRSDLVTETTKMRYISLVKDQPLLAIQHLVKFLEEERAI; encoded by the coding sequence ATGATGTTATATAAAGCTGATATGCCATCTTTTGTAATGAGAGAATTAGAAAAGCTTGAGCAAATGGTTTCTCCCTTTTTGAAAAAAGCGTCAAGGTATGCCATCTGGTCAATTCTGTTGATTTCGATATCGGTAGTAAATTTATTTATTTTACTTTTTGTGAGCCCAACACTTGAAGGTATGAGGCTATCTATATTTATGTACGCTTTAATTGGTGCAGTTGGAATGGCATTCTCGAAAGAGGCAAAGTTTAAACAAAAAGAGGTTATAAATTTGAGTACTAATTTTATTATTGAACGAATGAGAAGAAGTGACCTTGTGACCGAAACGACAAAAATGAGGTATATCTCACTAGTTAAAGACCAGCCGTTGTTGGCAATTCAACATTTGGTTAAGTTTTTGGAGGAAGAAAGAGCAATTTAG
- a CDS encoding ABC transporter ATP-binding protein, with protein MIKIENVTHFYNKKNVLNNVNLLVEKNELCALVGRNGAGKSTLIHLMLDLLPLKTGSIQLNEIHVKKSGWKKVVSYLPEKFQLYPHLTGEENIRFFASLTDKEPDEEKIAEKLKLVGLYEDKDQQVKGYSKGMLQRLGLGVMLYFDTDILILDEPTSGLDPVGRIEILSILKLLKGKTILLSSHHIEEIKQVCSHVAYLKDGQISKYTMEDFENQIIKEGALR; from the coding sequence ATGATTAAAATTGAAAATGTTACCCACTTCTATAATAAAAAAAATGTATTAAATAATGTAAATTTATTAGTAGAGAAAAATGAATTATGTGCTCTAGTGGGACGTAATGGTGCTGGTAAATCAACATTAATTCATTTAATGCTAGACTTGTTGCCACTAAAAACAGGAAGTATTCAATTAAATGAAATACATGTAAAGAAATCTGGATGGAAAAAGGTCGTGTCGTATTTACCTGAAAAATTTCAGCTATATCCACATCTTACAGGTGAGGAAAATATCCGCTTTTTTGCATCATTAACGGATAAAGAACCAGATGAAGAAAAGATTGCTGAAAAACTTAAATTGGTAGGATTATATGAAGACAAGGACCAGCAAGTCAAAGGATATTCAAAAGGAATGCTCCAGCGATTGGGCTTAGGTGTCATGCTATATTTTGATACAGACATTTTAATTTTGGATGAACCTACAAGTGGACTAGATCCAGTTGGTAGAATTGAAATTTTATCGATACTTAAGTTATTAAAAGGAAAAACAATTCTATTATCATCTCATCATATCGAAGAAATTAAACAAGTTTGTTCACATGTTGCGTATTTAAAAGATGGGCAAATATCTAAATATACAATGGAAGACTTTGAAAATCAGATCATAAAAGAAGGTGCATTAAGATGA
- a CDS encoding FixH family protein, with amino-acid sequence MMKKILMMLIGIIILTGCSAGSGNINVQIVEEPTYAQGQTSKVSFAITNGEEAVEGVNVSVLFEMAKMDHGSIEINLEEEGKGIYSADVELPMAGEWQAIVTVSGEGIDAEKVIDFTAVEGTKITAADLGGGVLATINGDEIVQSDLDFYQFINKLQIEMYREKDKQNYKGAELEEAMKYWDAQEEATKHPNTLITQIIRLRAIALLSEEKGHTVTKEEIQAEIDKVRATYEQSPAASAMIKEYGEEKFWSTQEQQYELIVLSSKVQQDVLNNVKKENPNAESKEVNMLAQKKYEELLVSQVSTLDIKINNQL; translated from the coding sequence ATGATGAAAAAAATTCTAATGATGTTGATAGGAATAATTATCCTTACAGGCTGCAGTGCTGGATCAGGCAATATAAATGTACAAATAGTAGAAGAACCAACGTATGCACAAGGCCAAACGTCCAAAGTATCATTCGCAATTACAAATGGGGAAGAAGCTGTTGAGGGAGTAAATGTATCAGTATTATTTGAAATGGCGAAGATGGATCATGGTTCAATTGAGATCAATCTTGAAGAAGAAGGCAAAGGAATATATAGTGCCGATGTAGAACTGCCGATGGCAGGCGAATGGCAGGCGATTGTAACTGTCTCTGGTGAGGGCATTGATGCAGAGAAAGTAATTGATTTTACAGCTGTTGAAGGTACTAAAATAACGGCTGCGGATTTAGGTGGCGGTGTTTTAGCTACGATAAACGGAGATGAAATAGTCCAATCGGATTTGGACTTCTATCAGTTTATCAACAAACTGCAAATAGAAATGTACCGAGAAAAAGATAAGCAAAATTATAAAGGCGCAGAGTTAGAAGAAGCGATGAAATATTGGGATGCACAAGAAGAAGCAACGAAACATCCAAATACTTTAATTACCCAAATCATTCGTCTACGTGCAATTGCCCTATTATCTGAAGAAAAAGGACATACCGTAACAAAAGAAGAAATTCAGGCTGAAATCGACAAAGTTCGAGCAACTTACGAGCAAAGTCCGGCAGCGTCTGCTATGATTAAAGAATATGGTGAAGAGAAATTTTGGTCAACGCAGGAACAGCAATATGAGCTAATTGTGCTATCTTCAAAGGTCCAACAAGATGTACTAAATAATGTTAAAAAAGAAAATCCTAACGCAGAAAGTAAAGAAGTTAACATGCTTGCTCAGAAAAAGTATGAGGAGCTATTAGTTTCTCAAGTAAGTACGTTAGACATAAAAATTAATAATCAGTTATAA
- the nosD gene encoding nitrous oxide reductase family maturation protein NosD, with the protein MIIRISTLLIGVFLLFAADSVSAEEDLQKLVEKTPENGTLQLNNGTYEGNVIITKPITIIGQEDTVIKGDGNSNVIAIQSPNVHLENLTVTHSGYDRNSGEEYAAIKIMADHNVIRNIVITESFHGVYLSQAHHNKVSNVHVRGLKKGEIGGQGNGLHLYYSNHNILEKNEITGTRDGIFFDYSNENETIENKISHTRYGLHYMYSDDNQFYQNVFTFNIGGAAIMHSRRTIMKNNEFTLNQGTRSYGLLLQAADDSTVSENLFFQNQRGIFIDQSQRNTITENDFLQNQIGVEIWASSADQLFTENKFSNNIAGVLTLGGKDKSKWNENGRGNDWGHTVPVLDLDQNGIGDYPIEHKSSLYQLVEENELAFLFLDSPAIRIYEKMNELLNNDQAMFIDEFPLVKKKETYNFSKLLVPVVLLLILGFISLKRRRT; encoded by the coding sequence ATGATAATAAGAATAAGCACCTTATTGATAGGTGTTTTTCTCTTATTTGCAGCTGACAGTGTTAGTGCTGAAGAAGACTTGCAAAAGCTAGTTGAGAAAACACCTGAAAATGGCACGCTGCAATTAAATAATGGAACATATGAGGGAAATGTAATTATTACAAAACCGATTACAATTATCGGTCAAGAAGATACAGTCATTAAGGGTGATGGAAATAGTAATGTTATTGCTATTCAATCACCTAATGTTCATCTAGAGAATTTAACAGTTACACACAGTGGTTATGACAGAAATTCAGGTGAAGAATATGCCGCCATCAAAATAATGGCTGACCATAACGTGATACGTAATATTGTGATTACAGAAAGCTTTCATGGTGTTTACTTAAGCCAAGCACACCATAATAAGGTAAGTAATGTTCATGTTAGAGGTTTGAAAAAAGGAGAAATTGGTGGTCAAGGTAACGGCTTACACTTATATTATTCAAATCATAACATTTTAGAAAAAAATGAGATAACTGGTACTCGTGATGGAATCTTTTTTGACTATTCGAATGAAAATGAAACAATTGAAAATAAGATTAGCCATACTAGATATGGTCTTCATTATATGTATTCAGATGATAATCAATTTTATCAAAATGTATTTACCTTTAACATTGGCGGTGCAGCTATTATGCACTCCAGACGAACTATTATGAAAAACAATGAGTTTACTTTAAATCAAGGAACCCGTTCTTATGGCTTGCTGCTACAAGCAGCCGATGATAGCACCGTAAGCGAGAATTTATTTTTTCAAAATCAACGTGGGATTTTCATTGATCAATCGCAACGGAATACCATTACTGAAAATGATTTTCTCCAAAATCAAATTGGTGTTGAGATTTGGGCATCTTCAGCGGATCAGTTATTTACGGAAAATAAATTTTCGAATAACATTGCTGGTGTTTTAACACTAGGTGGTAAGGATAAAAGTAAGTGGAATGAAAATGGGCGTGGAAACGATTGGGGTCATACAGTACCAGTTTTAGATTTAGATCAAAATGGAATTGGTGATTACCCGATTGAACATAAATCGTCGTTATATCAATTAGTAGAAGAAAACGAATTAGCTTTTTTATTTTTAGATAGTCCTGCCATTCGTATTTATGAAAAAATGAATGAACTTCTAAATAATGATCAAGCGATGTTTATTGATGAATTCCCGCTTGTAAAGAAAAAGGAAACATACAACTTTAGCAAATTGCTAGTTCCGGTAGTACTACTACTTATTCTAGGATTTATTAGCTTGAAAAGGAGAAGAACATGA
- a CDS encoding SCO family protein, protein MNKSKKTALIAIMSVMLIIISACSQSQFDAEYDWPAPEFSFINQDNEQFSSDDLQGKVWLANFIFTNCETVCPPMTANMSKLQTEIKNEELDVQLVSFSVDPERDTPEALTEYATKFNVDHSNWNMLTGYDETEIKRIAKSFKTLAEQEEGTDQFIHATGIYLIDAEGTIVKSYNGLSVPYESIMEDLKALTK, encoded by the coding sequence ATGAACAAGAGTAAAAAAACTGCCTTAATTGCAATCATGAGTGTAATGCTGATCATCATATCAGCATGCTCACAATCCCAATTCGATGCAGAGTATGACTGGCCAGCACCGGAGTTCTCATTTATAAATCAAGATAATGAACAATTTTCTTCGGATGATCTGCAAGGAAAGGTTTGGTTAGCTAACTTTATCTTTACGAATTGTGAAACTGTATGTCCGCCAATGACGGCCAATATGTCAAAGTTACAAACAGAAATTAAAAATGAGGAACTAGATGTGCAATTAGTTTCATTTAGTGTAGATCCAGAAAGAGACACGCCAGAAGCTCTGACAGAATATGCTACGAAATTTAATGTGGATCATAGCAATTGGAATATGTTGACCGGTTATGATGAAACAGAGATTAAAAGAATTGCTAAGTCATTCAAAACACTAGCTGAACAAGAAGAAGGCACCGATCAGTTTATACATGCTACTGGTATATATCTTATTGATGCGGAAGGTACGATTGTTAAAAGTTACAATGGGTTAAGTGTTCCTTATGAGTCAATCATGGAAGACTTAAAGGCCTTAACTAAATAA
- a CDS encoding copper ABC transporter permease produces the protein MNYVWKEWIEQSRGKGIWLSLAMVVLISLLLVLQTRTLPSEQGFPVLLLSLYEMNMYIFPLLSLFIASFSIIQEKELKTLMILITKRESYRSFLFKKSIAIQAITLAVFGSWYFLLAVLMKFFFQFNVGQFIAFLSTVFVLIIIFNQIGLSLGSICNTRMQLIGANIFIWFFFVFLLDLFFLYILPSVSYENIRAFSMIFFLDPLQTIPFYLDTSLGVVSMDHLSRLMDKMVWASPTVFLAIDVIVWVILSFEIAVYFGNKGERA, from the coding sequence ATGAATTACGTATGGAAGGAATGGATCGAGCAGTCAAGAGGAAAAGGTATATGGCTTTCGCTTGCAATGGTTGTGTTAATTTCATTGCTATTAGTATTACAAACTCGTACATTGCCATCAGAGCAAGGCTTTCCAGTCCTATTGCTGTCACTATACGAGATGAATATGTACATTTTCCCATTGCTAAGTTTATTTATAGCATCCTTTTCGATTATTCAAGAAAAAGAATTAAAAACATTAATGATTTTAATTACAAAACGTGAATCCTATCGCAGCTTTTTATTTAAAAAAAGCATTGCAATTCAAGCGATTACCTTAGCTGTTTTTGGATCATGGTATTTTTTGCTAGCAGTTTTGATGAAATTTTTCTTCCAGTTTAATGTAGGCCAATTTATCGCCTTTTTATCCACTGTTTTTGTACTTATTATTATTTTTAATCAAATAGGGTTATCACTAGGGAGTATTTGTAATACGAGAATGCAATTAATTGGTGCTAATATTTTCATTTGGTTTTTCTTTGTATTCTTATTGGATCTATTCTTTCTTTATATTTTACCTAGCGTATCCTATGAAAATATAAGAGCATTTTCAATGATTTTCTTTCTAGATCCACTACAAACAATTCCGTTTTATTTAGACACATCATTAGGTGTTGTATCAATGGATCATTTATCCCGGTTGATGGATAAAATGGTTTGGGCATCACCGACAGTATTTCTAGCAATTGATGTCATTGTATGGGTAATTCTTTCATTTGAAATTGCTGTTTATTTTGGTAACAAGGGGGAACGAGCATGA
- a CDS encoding Crp/Fnr family transcriptional regulator encodes MIDSFIRKISILKGVKEEHYQYIEKFIKIETYSKNQHIFYEHEQAKAIYFVKTGIVKLKKMNPQGKEVVVCIKRSEEVFAEASLFCSGDIHYPATAQMLTDGEVAFISTAALEEIILDSRELSAEMIRMMSLKLREFTETLKDMTLLDVYGKTVKTLERLGKEYGKHSNCAVQIEIPLSIQELANIIGSSRETVSRVVSKLKDDDIILVSEKIISINNWCHFCTMSSKL; translated from the coding sequence ATGATTGATTCCTTTATTCGAAAAATATCAATCCTAAAAGGAGTTAAGGAAGAACACTATCAATACATCGAGAAGTTTATAAAAATTGAAACGTATTCTAAAAATCAGCATATATTTTATGAACATGAACAAGCAAAAGCAATCTACTTTGTGAAAACAGGAATTGTTAAATTAAAAAAAATGAATCCTCAAGGAAAGGAAGTTGTTGTTTGTATTAAGCGAAGTGAAGAAGTGTTTGCGGAGGCATCTTTATTTTGTTCTGGGGACATTCATTATCCTGCAACTGCCCAGATGTTAACAGATGGTGAAGTTGCATTCATTTCTACAGCCGCACTAGAAGAAATTATTTTAGATAGCCGTGAACTATCTGCTGAGATGATACGAATGATGAGCTTAAAGCTGCGGGAATTTACAGAAACATTGAAAGATATGACTTTGCTAGATGTATACGGCAAAACAGTTAAAACGCTTGAAAGACTAGGTAAAGAGTATGGAAAGCATTCAAACTGTGCTGTTCAAATTGAAATACCATTAAGTATTCAAGAACTTGCTAATATTATTGGCTCTTCTAGAGAAACAGTTAGTCGGGTGGTTTCTAAATTAAAAGATGATGATATTATCCTTGTAAGTGAAAAAATAATTAGCATTAACAATTGGTGTCATTTCTGTACGATGTCAAGTAAACTTTAG